Below is a window of bacterium DNA.
GGGATTCCTCCGAGTTACCGGCAAGGGAGACAAGGAAAGGATAGTTCCTCTTGGCGAACCCGCTATCCGTTCCTTAAGGCGCTACATAGACTCCGGAAGATCCTCATTATACTCATCAAAAGCCATCATCAGGGATATTGTTTTCCTGAACGCTCGTGGTACAGGATTATCACGTATGGGCGCGTGGAAGATAATTCGTTTCTTCATCCAGGCAGCCGGGATCAAGTCTCGCGTAACACCGCATACATTCCGGCATTCCTTTGCAACCCACCTTCTTGAAGGCGGAGCCGACCTCCGGGCCGTACAGGAGATGCTCGGGCACTCGAGTATCACTACTACTGAGATATACACTCACGTAGACCGCTCCTATCTGCGCGAGGTTTACAAAAGCTTCCATCCAAGGGCTTAATATATGACAAAGAGATATCTGACGGATGAGGAGTTTGACGATATCGTCTCGGAAGTTATAGCGCAGCTTCCTCAAGAGTTCAGGAGAGAACTGGATGAACGTAATGTCGTCATTTCCGTTAAGGATGCACCTGATGCATCCGATCCGCCCGATTTCGTGCGCGGCAGGGTTCTTGGATTCTATCACGGCGTTCCGTTAAGAAAACGAGGGGGTACAGGCCAGGCGATCTGGCCTGACAAGATTATAATATACAAATCGATAGTTGAACGTTACGTCTCATCCGCAGAGGAGGCAAAGGAGCTTCTAAAAAGAGTGGTTCTTCATGAGATAGGCCATTTTTTTGGACTTTCGGATGCCGAACTCCGGCGGCTCGGATACTGAGGATTTGGGTCGACCCGACCACAGAAAATAGAATTGAAATAGGCTCGGATTCGCTCAGACGGAATTCAAAAAGTATTCCCGCGAATCAACAAAGCCGATTCGCGGGAACTTTGATGCCGGGGGCGGGATTTGAACCCGCACGGAGTTACCCATACGCCCCTCAAACGTACGTGTCTGCCATTTTCACCACCCCGGCAAAGTGGGTAACTATAACCAATCGAATTAAAAAGTCAAGCCCGATGTCAGCGCATTAATCGCCTAAAGCGTGTCCATGGTCAATAGATTGTTAGCAGGTAAAGAGGGATTGAGTTAATCGAGAAGGATGACAGGGAAGAGGAGGAAGTTATCATCGAGGTGATTGCAGCCGAGGGATTGTAGTTTGGCAAGCGGCGAGAGTCCGCCCATGCCCTTACCGAAGTGCGGTCTTTTGAAGTTGCAGACATACTGCCATGCCTGGGCTGACTTGAGGAGTCGGTCTCTAACCCTTCTTTTGTCCGAAGGACAAAAGATAGGGGTCCCCATACGAGAAAGCTCGTATGGGGTAACTAGAACGGCTCCCCTACCTCCCACGCCCAGCGGGCAGGGTAGAACCTCGAACGAGGCCTGGCTTTCTTCTTCACACCCAACCTGCGTAGGATGTGCCTCACCGTGTCCTCCGACAGTCGGATGTTATAGTTCCTCCTCAGTATCCAGGCTAGTCGTCTGCGACCATATCCTGTTTCTCTGCGAAGCTTACGGACAAGTATTTCTACCCTGGAAGCCCTATTGCAGGAATCACTTATGGACTTGCGGAATCCCTTCAGCCCATGCGGCATCGAGCCGCTATGTCTCCTTTGGAGGCTACGCCTCGACCGCTTGCGAACCGTCGGATGGAAGATCCCAGCTTCCTTTAATATCCTCCTTCAAACCCTGGTAACTATCTCCTGGCGCACGAACTAAGCGCCCCTTGACAACCTTCTCAAGTGAAGTATGCTTTAGCATTAAGAATACAAATAAGGTTTAATCGAGCACGTTAGGAGGTGCACGATGAAAAAAGCCTTTGTGGCGATACTAGGAATCGCGGGGATTTTGACGATCGGTCTTCTGGCAGGTCTTTCATGTCAGAAGGAAGACGCAACTCCTCCGCAGATTACCAGGTTTGAAATAGCCGCAATCGACGGCAACGGGCCTTCCTATGTTTGGGCAGACAGCGTTAAAGGTTCCGTAGCCGTGATTGTGGAAGCTACCGATAATGTAGGCGTAGATAAGTGCGTATTCTACATCAACGATACCATAGTCGACATGCCTCTGGCCGTTCCCCAGGATACTACTTCAAGCGTCCGGACTTACATATGGGACACTAAACTCATGCAGGACAGCGTACGCTACACTATTAATCTTCGCGTTTATGACGCCGCTGGGAACGAAGCGACAGGCACGGCCAAGAGCTACATTGTCAGAGCTCCTAACACACCGCCGGATACCGCAAAGATTCTTTCGCCCAAGGATGGAGCGACGTTGCTTGCCTGTTATGCCACATTCCAGTGGCAGGGCAGCGATCCGGATACTCTACCTGCACAGACCGAAGATCTTGTTTACGATGTCTACTTCGGAAAAACCAGCAATCCCTCAAAAGTGACGGAACAACCGATATCTCACAGGGATACCGTAACATGGGGAACAGGACAGCTCAATGAAGGCAAGTACTACCTTGAACCAGAGACTGATTATTATTGGAAGGTCGTGACTATAGATAAGTACAAAAAACAGACGTCGACCAAGGTTTTAAAATTCAGCAGAGGTCAGAACCAGCTCCCCGGTTTTGGGACACCCTCCTCCCCCCCGGCCCCTGATTCAGTGAACTCTTATATTGAAAGACCTGCAGATAATAAAGTCCAGCTTAGATGGACTATCGGCGAACCCGATCAGGATCCTTTGACGTACGATTTATACTTTGGACCTCATCCGAGCCCCGACGATACGGGATTGGTTTATGTATCCGCCCTGCCAAAGATTGCATCCGCACTTGGAAACAACTCTTACACGGTTCAATTCTCAGCCGACACGCTTTATCTCTGGAGAGCGGTCGCCAAGGATATCTGGGGCGGAACACGGAGCCCGGATTCGCTCAAATGCTGGACTATTACCCTAAGATAGAATTGCTAAAAACGAAAAGAGCGGCTCTTTTGAGCCGCTCTTTTTTTACAATCACTCATTAAAAATAAAATCTGAAGCCTATGCCTCCACCGAAACCGAAGTCCGGTTGAGGATAGAGCAAGACAAGAGGTTCAACCTCTGCAAAAAAGCTTATAGGGTTGAAAATATACTCTAATCCAAGAGGAACTCTTGCCGCAAAGCTGACTCGGCTTTGAAGAGGGTCATTTGAAAAATCCGCAAAAAGAATACCTCCGGCTCCAATGTACGCAGCGAGTGAGCCTTTTGACACCCCGCGTATTTGAAAGTGATGAAGATACCCCAACTGAGCAACCATCCAGTTGTAAGTAAATTGCCAGCCCAGCAATGCGTCTATCGCCCCGGAGTTAGATATCCAGAATTTGCCTGAGATACCCGCAGGTTCGCCGAGCACGACTCCGATTCCGAATCTGCCGTGAGGGGCGTCATAAGCCTCGGTGGTTGATGCAAAAATAACCAGCGCTAACGTAAAAACCACAAAAAATTTGTGTGTCATCGAACCTCCAAAAAGATTTATTTAGAATAATCCAAGTTCTATGGTTGTCAATAGCAGCAAAAGTTCGTGTTCCTTGAATTAACTAGTCGAGCTTGACAAGCAATCAACGTCGAGTATGCTAAGGCTATGAGAAAGCAAGGTTTGGGACTTGCAGGCAAGCTCATAATAATCTTCAGTATTCTCTACGGAGTGCTTCTTGCGGGCGTCCTCGGAATATCAATACATTTTTTTGTCGTCGCAAAACAAAACGACGCCAGGTACAGAATAGTCGACGTAATAAACTCAATTCATCTTGCGCGAAAGCGTATGGGGGATGCGGAACTCAAGGACTACCTTACCGAGCTTTTCTCAACGCGATTCAGGGCAGAAGGATACGATCTTGATATTCTTGATATATCCATACATGAAGGCAACAAGGTTCTTCGCTCGAGAAGAGCGGACATTCAAGCGGACAAAACCCAGCGATTTCACACCGAGATACGCGATCCGGAATCGAAAAGAATAGTCTACACAATAGACTTATCATACTCTCTCCTGAATCTGGAAAAAGGCATTTGGAATCTTGTGTGGCAGGTTGCAGCGGTAGGCGCGGCCGCATTCATCGCTGGATTGGCGCTGATACTCTATTTCGCAAGAAGGAGCACGTCGCATCTTCGAACTCTCGCGGACGCCATGCAGCAGGCCGGCTCCGGAAACATGGGTGCAAGGGTTGAAATACAATCATCCGATGAGGTGGGTGTTCTTGGCGATACCTTCAACTGGATGATGAAGGGTCTTGAGGAGGGTGAGTTTGTGAAAAACATCTTCAAGAGATACGTCACGAGACAGGTAGCTGAGAAGATACTCGCCGAAAAGGATATGGTTCATCTTGCGGGAGACAGGCTTGAGGTGTCGATTCTCTTCGCGGACATTCGCGGATTCACGCGTCTTTCGCAGACGATGCCCCCCGAGGAGATAATAGGGCTTCTTAATCACTACTTTACGCCGATAATAGACGTGATTATAGAAAACGAGGGCGTTCTGGATAAATTCATAGGCGACGGGTTTCTTGCCTTCTGGAACGCTCCCTTGCCGCAGAAAGACCATGCTCTTAGAGCCTGCAAGGCAGCTATCGAGATACAGAATGTGATAACGAAATTGAATCTCGCACGGGAGAACCTTGGGAAAATAAGCATCAAAATGGGTATGGGGATTCATTCAGGCGCCGCCATAGCAGGCAGCATCGGCTCGGCGCGAAGGATGGAATACACAATCATAGGCGAGAGCGTTAACTTCGCTGAAAGGCTTGAGGAGGCTGCAGAACATGGAGAGGTTCTTGTCTCGAAAAGAGTCAAGGAGCTTATCGCGGAGAGGATGCCTTTGAAGGAAAGGCGCATTAAAATACAAGATTACGGAGAACAGGAGATAGAAGTGTTCGAACTGCTTATTCCGAAGGAGGCTTTGCAATGAGGAGGTTTTTTTTGGGGTTTGCAACAGTAGCATTGCCGTTCATAATCGCAAGCTGCGACGGAACGGGCCGGAAAGATGAAGCAATAGTCGTAATAATAGAAGACGCGACTATTACGGATTCAGGAAATACCGAACCGCGCGATACGTCGAGAAACATCCAAGACGACATAAAACCGGATACAACCTCGTCCAGACATCAGCCCGTGAAACGTGAGATGTCAATTTCAGGCGCGGTATCGCTTCTTAAGCTTGACTTAGATAGAAAAGATATTGCTCGTCTTACCCGTCATACCGAATCCCTGATTCAATCCGTCGATAAGCAGCTGGAGAAGCCGCTTTCGAGCGAGCTTAAACGTGCGCTCAATCTTTTTTCTTTGAAGCTGTCAAGCTTCAAGAGAGAAATCGCGTTTCTTAAGGACAAAGAAGATATCCCTTCAACAAAGATCGCCTTGCTTACTGAGAAACTCGAAGAACTCGAAGAAGTCGCAAAACGTGTAGAAAACAGAAAATGACAATCGCTTTTCAAGGATAGATTTATCCCTGTTTTTATTCCGCCCTATACTTCTTTTAGGTTAGTATAGTCAAATCCTGACGTTATTTCCCCTTTGGAGCCTGGGAAATAAGATTTTCGAGAATTGCTTTTACATCCCAGACTTTCAGAGTGCGGTCGTCGCCGCCCGTATATAGCTTCGAGCCGTCGTTCGAGACAGCGATGCTCCTCACTGCTCCATCGTGGGCCTTGAATCTTCCAAGCTCGGATAGACCTACGGTGAATATGCCCTTGGTTTCTACCGTATCGCTTGGGCTGGTGATCTTCAGAAATACCACTGTACCCGCCCGGTCTGAAGCAATCAAGGTGGCATTATCCGGCAGGAATGCGATTCCAAGCACGTCCATAAGATTACTCTGATACCAGCCAATGGATGTCAGAGGCTCCGTTTTCCAGAGTTTGACCAGGTCATTGGTTCCTCCAGCTGCGAATAGGGTGCCGTCTTTAGAAAAAGCAAGAGCGTTGATATAACCCGAAGACTCTTTTGTCTTAAATGAAACGGTATCATCCACGTCGGCGATAAAAAGAAGGCTGTCGCGGCCGGCGGTATACAGAATGTGACTCAAGGGTCTGAACTTAAGCGCTGTAACAACGCCTTCATGACCTTTGAACTCGCCCGATTGTTCCCTTTTCTGGACGTCCCATATCTCTACGAACTTGTCGGCGAAACCTACGGCCAAAAGGGTTCCATCTGAAGAATAATCTACGCTCGTTACGGGTCCTTCAAACATCACTACAGAATCAATAAGCTGTCCTGTTTTGGCGTTAGTTATCGTGAAAACCTCATCGCCGCTCGCAGCCGCAAGAAGGCTTCCATCAGGCGAAAAGGCTACGCTGTTGATTATATGGCGGTGTTTTTGTATCTTTCTAACGGGCTTATGCTCGATGGGATACCACAGCATCACCAGGCTATCCGAAAAACCAAGAGCGAGTGTCGTATTATCCGGACTAACGGCAATTGCCGTGACGCGTCCGCTGAAAGTGTCGACTGAAACTGGCGCTCCATTGTAGATTACGTGTGTGGGATTGCTGCCGCAACCCGCCACTGAAAGGACGCTCGCGATTACCGCGAAAAACATAATCTTTTTCATAATATGCCTCCGGCTAACGTTTAATCTTAGTTAATAATACTAATGAAACTCCCAAAAACAAGATGTTGGGCAGCCATGCAGCCAGCCAACCGGGGATATCGGAGTTGTACCCGAATGCTCTGAACGCCTGTATTGAACCCCAGTAGATAAAACTCAGAAGAAGTCCGAGTCCGATGCCCAGCGTGATGTTGCTTTTTCGCAGAAGACTCGCCGCAGAGATGGAAATAAGCGTCACTATTAATATTATTAAAGGTCCGGAGAAACGGAAATGGAATTCTGTAATCTCCTCGGATGCATCGATTCCGGCGTTTGTTCTGCGTTTTATGTATTGAGCGAGTTCTATAAAGGTCATCTCGTCAACCTGCTTTATTCTCCCTCCGATCTCACCCGGGGTTTCCTTTATTTCCGGAACTATTCCATTATTGATTTTCTCAAATCCTACTTCATCCCCATCGAATGATGTTATTTCAATATTATCGCCTCGCCAGCCTTCCTTTTGCGAGTAGTTGGCGTGTTCTATCCTCAAAGTCCGCTTGATGGAACGTTTTGGCCCGAATTCCCATATCATCCAGCCCGATGCCGTACTGTCTCTAATATTCAGTTGATGTATGGAGTATAGCCTCCCGGTCTCGGAAAGATAAGTAGTTTCGTATATTACAATAGTTCTGTTTGATGAACGTTTTTCTATGTTTGCCTCCTTGTATTCGATGAAACGGGTTTTGGATTTGGTTGCAACCAGCTCGTTGAAAGAAAAAGCCGCCAACGTAATAACGGAAGCCGTTACCAGAAAAGTAGCAAATATTCTTAAAATATCCACCCCTGAGGCAAGAAGCGGAACGAGCTCGTTGGAGCGTATGAGTCTGCCGAAGGTCAGGAAGATGCCCATAGCGCAGCCGACGGGAAGGAGAAGTCCTGTTGCGGCAGGAAGTTCGTAAAAGTAATATGCAAGAATCTGAAGGAGTGTAGCTTTGTATCGCAGAAAATAGTTCATGAGGTCTATAAGCCGAATCAAGTCGTATATGATAACGATTGTTATAAGCCCAAGAAGTGAAAAAAGCAGGAATTCGGAAACCAGGAATCTGTCAAAGCGTTTCACAGTCTGAGCTTCTTCAAGATAAGGGAGTTTTCAAAGAAAACCTCGCTGAATATCTCTACAGTAAACGGAATCATAATCAGATTAGGAAGCCACATTGCGAGCCATGCGGACATCTTTCCGGTTTTGGCGAATTTTTCTCCGCCTATGACTAAGATGTAATAAAAAGCAAAGAAGATAAGACTCAAAACAATTGCAAGTCCTATGCCGCCCTTCCTCAATTTCCCTCCCAGGGCAGCGCCAAAAAACAAAAAAAGCACCGCGGCTACAGAAAAAGCGATGGATTTGTGAATCTCAACGTTAAGAACATTGATTCTGCTTTCCAGACTCTTTATTCTCCTTTCGAGTTCCTGCTTTCTAAGCTGATTCGTAGTTTTCGCCAGGTCGCTTCTGCTGGATACTATCTGTTTCTTGTTCGAATCTATCTCCTTTAAGAGTAATGGAAGGGTCATTTCCTTTTCCGACCGGTAGGTTCGTTCGCGTCTTATCAGCTCGGTGTTAAGCTCAAGATTGATTATCTGCGTATCCGAGCGGATTCTGCGGTAGCTTGTTCCCACAAGTTCGTGCGTTTCAGCGCCATAAAGAGTCATGACTATGTATCTCTCGTCGGGTGTCACGACAAGCGAACCTTCAGGGGCTGTAATCAATGCGCTATTTCTTACGGAAACCATGACATCATAGATTTTGGAGTTGCGTTCGTCCTTGGAGCCTATGAAAATCGTGTATCCTGGGAATCCCTCATTGAAAAGTCCTTCATCAAGTCTTACCGAAGGCTTTTTGCTTGAAACGTCTGCAAGCATGTTGCGTTCTCTGTGGTTCGATTCGGGGAGAACGTAGAGGTTAAAAAACACCATCAATATAGAGAGGATAACGGTGAATACGAAAACAGGAACAAATGTATCAACCAATCGGACACCAGCTGAACGGAGTGCGACGATTTCATTATCTTGCGCAAGTCTTCCAAAGGTCATCATGGAACCTGACATGGTTGCGAGGGGGACTGACATAGCCATTACAAAGGGGATTGCGTATAGCAGTATCTCTAGAACGTACCTTACCTCAATACCTTTTGTAATAACCAGATTGAATAAAAGGAACAACTGGTCCATAAGGAATATACCGGTTAAAACGGCCCAGGAAAGCGCAAGGGGAACGGCAAACTGGCTCAGAATGTAGCGCGAAAATATACGCATGAATAATGATAACGAGGCAATGCAATATGTCAATGAGATCCGTTGACATAATGATACAGGTCTATAAAATCAAATATGTTTTTCTTCAAAGGGAAATGAACTTGACGGATTGTTCTTGAAAAATGAGAAAAAAGATACTATCGATTGTCGGAGCAAGACCTCAATTTATTAAGGCGGCCATGCTCTCAAGGTCGCTGAACAAAGAAAAGGGTATCCAGCATATCCAGCTTCATACAGGCCAGCATTACAGCTCAGAAATGGCTGAAGTTTTTTTTAAGGAACTTAATTACCGTCCAGACTACGATTTAGGAATCGGATCAGGAAGTCACGCGGTTCAAACCGGCAAGTCGATGATAGGTATTGAAGAAGTTCTTATTGAAGAAAACCCTGATTTAGTGATAGTATATGGAGATACGAATGCGACCCTTGCGGGCTCTCTGGCAGCTGCAAAGCTCCATATCTCCATAGCTCATGTCGAAGCGGGACTACGGAGTTTCAACCGGAGGATGCCGGAGGAGATAAATCGTCTTGTTGCGGATACCCTCTCGGAAATCCTTTTGTGTCCGACATCGACCGCGGTCATGAATCTTGCAAGTGAAGGTCGGACAAAAGGAGTAATAAATACCGGCGATATCCTTCTTGATACC
It encodes the following:
- a CDS encoding adenylate/guanylate cyclase domain-containing protein; protein product: MRKQGLGLAGKLIIIFSILYGVLLAGVLGISIHFFVVAKQNDARYRIVDVINSIHLARKRMGDAELKDYLTELFSTRFRAEGYDLDILDISIHEGNKVLRSRRADIQADKTQRFHTEIRDPESKRIVYTIDLSYSLLNLEKGIWNLVWQVAAVGAAAFIAGLALILYFARRSTSHLRTLADAMQQAGSGNMGARVEIQSSDEVGVLGDTFNWMMKGLEEGEFVKNIFKRYVTRQVAEKILAEKDMVHLAGDRLEVSILFADIRGFTRLSQTMPPEEIIGLLNHYFTPIIDVIIENEGVLDKFIGDGFLAFWNAPLPQKDHALRACKAAIEIQNVITKLNLARENLGKISIKMGMGIHSGAAIAGSIGSARRMEYTIIGESVNFAERLEEAAEHGEVLVSKRVKELIAERMPLKERRIKIQDYGEQEIEVFELLIPKEALQ
- a CDS encoding metallopeptidase family protein; protein product: MTKRYLTDEEFDDIVSEVIAQLPQEFRRELDERNVVISVKDAPDASDPPDFVRGRVLGFYHGVPLRKRGGTGQAIWPDKIIIYKSIVERYVSSAEEAKELLKRVVLHEIGHFFGLSDAELRRLGY
- a CDS encoding YjgP/YjgQ family permease — encoded protein: MKRFDRFLVSEFLLFSLLGLITIVIIYDLIRLIDLMNYFLRYKATLLQILAYYFYELPAATGLLLPVGCAMGIFLTFGRLIRSNELVPLLASGVDILRIFATFLVTASVITLAAFSFNELVATKSKTRFIEYKEANIEKRSSNRTIVIYETTYLSETGRLYSIHQLNIRDSTASGWMIWEFGPKRSIKRTLRIEHANYSQKEGWRGDNIEITSFDGDEVGFEKINNGIVPEIKETPGEIGGRIKQVDEMTFIELAQYIKRRTNAGIDASEEITEFHFRFSGPLIILIVTLISISAASLLRKSNITLGIGLGLLLSFIYWGSIQAFRAFGYNSDIPGWLAAWLPNILFLGVSLVLLTKIKR
- a CDS encoding WD40 repeat domain-containing protein; the encoded protein is MKKIMFFAVIASVLSVAGCGSNPTHVIYNGAPVSVDTFSGRVTAIAVSPDNTTLALGFSDSLVMLWYPIEHKPVRKIQKHRHIINSVAFSPDGSLLAAASGDEVFTITNAKTGQLIDSVVMFEGPVTSVDYSSDGTLLAVGFADKFVEIWDVQKREQSGEFKGHEGVVTALKFRPLSHILYTAGRDSLLFIADVDDTVSFKTKESSGYINALAFSKDGTLFAAGGTNDLVKLWKTEPLTSIGWYQSNLMDVLGIAFLPDNATLIASDRAGTVVFLKITSPSDTVETKGIFTVGLSELGRFKAHDGAVRSIAVSNDGSKLYTGGDDRTLKVWDVKAILENLISQAPKGK
- a CDS encoding YjgP/YjgQ family permease, whose amino-acid sequence is MRIFSRYILSQFAVPLALSWAVLTGIFLMDQLFLLFNLVITKGIEVRYVLEILLYAIPFVMAMSVPLATMSGSMMTFGRLAQDNEIVALRSAGVRLVDTFVPVFVFTVILSILMVFFNLYVLPESNHRERNMLADVSSKKPSVRLDEGLFNEGFPGYTIFIGSKDERNSKIYDVMVSVRNSALITAPEGSLVVTPDERYIVMTLYGAETHELVGTSYRRIRSDTQIINLELNTELIRRERTYRSEKEMTLPLLLKEIDSNKKQIVSSRSDLAKTTNQLRKQELERRIKSLESRINVLNVEIHKSIAFSVAAVLFLFFGAALGGKLRKGGIGLAIVLSLIFFAFYYILVIGGEKFAKTGKMSAWLAMWLPNLIMIPFTVEIFSEVFFENSLILKKLRL